A stretch of the Mycobacteroides immunogenum genome encodes the following:
- a CDS encoding sulfite exporter TauE/SafE family protein, translated as MSERPGLGTLARIGVLGGMSGGLLGGGTGVITVPSLARATTLSRAVIHGTSTLPNVSAAIAGSTVYALHGARVDVVAGAGLMAGGVIGAVVGAKLVARIPEWILKALFVFVLLATAAKLLLSAGGIDPSAGEALLPGGVLSHVPSVIAIGSVVGFVVGAWSAALGLGGGLLTVPAMLVLFGSELHVAEGTSLMVMLPNALVAAATHLRQGTADAPIGFRLAVFALPGTVLGALLALALNARWLALVFGSYLVFIAVREIVRAVKSSRARRKTRPDPAPVPQVCVGG; from the coding sequence ATGAGCGAGCGCCCCGGATTGGGGACTCTCGCCCGTATCGGCGTGCTGGGCGGCATGTCGGGAGGGCTGCTCGGTGGTGGCACTGGCGTCATCACCGTTCCCTCCCTGGCGCGGGCTACCACCTTGAGCCGGGCCGTTATTCACGGAACGTCGACGCTGCCCAATGTCTCTGCCGCCATCGCGGGCAGCACCGTCTACGCGTTGCACGGGGCGAGGGTTGATGTGGTCGCCGGTGCCGGCCTGATGGCGGGTGGTGTGATCGGAGCGGTGGTGGGCGCCAAGCTGGTGGCACGCATTCCGGAGTGGATTCTCAAGGCGCTGTTCGTGTTTGTGCTGTTGGCCACCGCCGCCAAATTGTTGTTGAGTGCCGGGGGGATTGACCCTTCGGCAGGGGAGGCCTTGCTTCCCGGCGGGGTGCTGTCCCACGTACCGTCGGTGATCGCCATAGGCTCGGTCGTCGGTTTCGTGGTGGGCGCGTGGTCGGCGGCGCTGGGTCTGGGCGGCGGACTACTGACCGTGCCGGCGATGCTGGTGCTCTTCGGCTCCGAGCTTCACGTCGCCGAGGGCACGTCGTTGATGGTGATGCTGCCCAACGCGCTCGTCGCGGCGGCCACCCACCTGCGGCAGGGCACGGCCGATGCGCCGATTGGCTTTCGCTTGGCGGTGTTCGCGCTGCCGGGCACGGTGCTTGGGGCGTTGTTGGCACTGGCGCTCAATGCGCGCTGGCTGGCACTGGTGTTCGGGTCCTACCTGGTGTTCATCGCGGTGCGCGAGATCGTGCGGGCTGTCAAGAGTTCCCGTGCGCGTAGGAAGACGAGACCAGATCCGGCGCCGGTGCCTCAGGTGTGTGTTGGCGGTTGA